In Streptomyces sp. NBC_00878, a single window of DNA contains:
- a CDS encoding 3' terminal RNA ribose 2'-O-methyltransferase Hen1, translating into MFLTISTTGTPEHPATDLGFLLHKHPDKAQAFSTSYGKAHVVYPEASVERCTAALLLEVDAVALVRRGKGKGRGGAPDAALAQYVNDRPYAASSLLAVALSSVFSSAMKGTCQAKPDLPARPLPLRVEVPALPASGAAGVRRRREDERAEARRGEHGRPLASGCSVPEAEQTSHSGADLVRALFEPLGWTVSAEPVALDAEFPEWGDSRYVSLVLEGEQRLADALRHLYVLLPVLDDAKHYWVSSDEVDKLLRAGEGWLPDHPEQKLITSRYLSRRWSLTREAMERLELVRLAETDDSAVEEIDNAVDEQTDTEEKPVPLAVQRRDAIVGALQTTDAARVLDLGCGQGQLVQELLKDTRFTEIVGVDVSMRALTIASRRLKLDRMGERQSERVKLVQGSLAYTDKRLKGYDAAVLSEVIEHLDLPRLPALEYAVFGSARPRTVIVTTPNVEYNVRWETLPAGHVRHGDHRFEWTREEFRGWAGTVAERHGYGVEFVPVGPDDPEVGPPTQMAVFTVSAQNTKDQNTKEEKAA; encoded by the coding sequence GTGTTCCTGACGATCAGTACCACCGGCACCCCAGAGCACCCCGCGACCGACCTCGGGTTTTTGCTGCACAAGCATCCCGACAAGGCGCAGGCGTTCTCCACCTCCTACGGCAAGGCGCATGTCGTCTACCCCGAGGCGAGCGTGGAGCGCTGTACGGCGGCGCTGTTGCTGGAGGTCGACGCGGTGGCACTGGTCCGGCGCGGCAAGGGCAAGGGCCGCGGCGGGGCCCCGGACGCAGCTCTCGCGCAGTACGTCAACGACCGGCCGTACGCCGCCTCGTCCCTGCTCGCCGTGGCGCTGAGCAGCGTGTTCTCCAGCGCGATGAAGGGCACCTGCCAGGCGAAGCCCGACCTGCCCGCGCGCCCGCTGCCCCTGCGCGTCGAGGTGCCCGCGCTGCCGGCCAGCGGAGCCGCAGGGGTGCGCCGGAGGCGAGAGGACGAGCGCGCGGAGGCCCGAAGGGGTGAGCACGGTCGTCCTCTCGCCTCCGGCTGTAGCGTCCCGGAGGCGGAGCAAACAAGCCACAGCGGCGCCGATCTCGTACGGGCGCTGTTCGAGCCGCTCGGCTGGACGGTGAGTGCCGAACCCGTGGCGCTGGACGCCGAGTTCCCCGAGTGGGGCGACTCGCGGTACGTGAGTCTCGTACTGGAGGGTGAGCAGCGGCTCGCCGACGCGCTGCGGCATCTGTACGTCCTGCTGCCGGTGCTCGACGACGCCAAGCACTACTGGGTGTCGTCCGACGAGGTGGACAAGCTGCTGCGGGCCGGGGAGGGCTGGCTGCCGGACCACCCGGAGCAGAAGCTGATCACCAGCCGTTATCTGTCGCGCCGTTGGTCGCTGACCCGGGAGGCCATGGAGCGCCTCGAACTCGTACGGCTCGCCGAGACGGACGACAGCGCGGTCGAGGAGATCGACAACGCCGTCGACGAGCAGACGGACACGGAGGAGAAGCCCGTACCGCTCGCCGTCCAGCGACGCGACGCGATCGTCGGCGCGCTGCAGACCACCGATGCCGCGCGGGTGCTCGATCTGGGGTGCGGGCAGGGCCAGTTGGTGCAGGAGCTGCTCAAGGACACGCGGTTCACCGAGATCGTCGGTGTCGACGTCTCGATGCGGGCGCTCACCATCGCCTCCCGGCGGCTCAAGCTGGACCGGATGGGCGAGCGGCAGTCCGAGCGCGTCAAGCTCGTCCAGGGCTCGCTCGCCTACACCGACAAGCGGCTCAAGGGGTACGACGCCGCCGTGCTGAGCGAGGTCATCGAGCACCTCGACCTGCCGCGGCTGCCCGCCCTGGAGTACGCGGTGTTCGGTTCGGCGCGCCCCAGGACCGTGATCGTGACGACGCCGAACGTCGAGTACAACGTCCGCTGGGAGACCCTCCCCGCCGGCCACGTCCGGCACGGCGACCACCGCTTCGAGTGGACGCGAGAGGAGTTCCGCGGCTGGGCGGGGACGGTGGCCGAACGGCACGGGTACGGCGTGGAGTTCGTGCCGGTCGGACCGGACGACCCCGAGGTCGGACCGCCCACGCAGATGGCCGTTTTCACGGTGAGCGCCCAGAACACGAAGGACCAGAACACGAAGGAGGAGAAGGCCGCATGA